The genome window AATACAAACTCACCTACCCTATCTTGTTCATTTTCTCCTTCGATAGTAGCATCAGCCCATAGAGGAGATGTTATACAACCTTTGGACTCAAGATTTCTTCCATAAAATATATAAATTTTGCCACGATTAGAATTATAAGATGGGACACGAATAATTAGGTCATCTTTAGCATATCCATCTAGATGTGCCTTGATGATATGTTCTCCCAATCGCTCATATTTCATCTCTTGGTCATTATGTTCTATTGGGGTTATTGGTATCCCCGCACAACCTGTATAAAGCCAACATAAACTAACAGCTATAAACGATATTATATTCTTTCTGTCCGATTTTTTTAGATACAACTTTTTTCTCCTTTTTATCTTTCCAACCATTTAATCACATAATTTCTACTGGCGCTATCAAATTGCACCTTTGGTTTGCCATTTGTTGGATCCCGAATAACAAGAAGAAACCAACCTGGATATGTAGCCAAAAACAACTCCTCTAAAGTTTCGAAATACCTGTAAA of bacterium contains these proteins:
- a CDS encoding integrin alpha — translated: MYLKKSDRKNIISFIAVSLCWLYTGCAGIPITPIEHNDQEMKYERLGEHIIKAHLDGYAKDDLIIRVPSYNSNRGKIYIFYGRNLESKGCITSPLWADATIEGENEQDRVGEFVFIGDLNGDKMDDLIIGVPSANFNKGKICIFYGGNITGNKSLYFADTVIEGLKEEDRVGENVTIANHNKESDNNKNDLIISVPTADANKGKIYIFYGGSIPRFTTSVSSANLTIQ